aacCTGGTGGCTGACTGGGTAGCTGAGTCGGCCGGACAGAAAATATGCCACCAGTGTCCTATCTGCCTCACTTCCAAGACTGGGGCAAGTTGCCACTTAATGAAAGTCTTTCCTTGgttcatccaaaaataaaaataaaaaataaaaaagaaaggccAGAGGACGACAGTAGCCTCTAATATGTATCCATAAGAAATGGGgtaatcttaaaaaaagaaaagcaaatagCAAAAATCCTCCTGATATATTTTCCTTCTTGAGAGATGAATTAAAACTTGTCTGCCACTATATTCCATCAATAAATTAGATATGAATTACTAAAACTTGAAAACAAATATTagctattaaaatttaattctgtCAATAATACATTCCTTTCATGAAATTGTAGTGGAAAAATGATTTGGTCcatgattaattataactttattttGCAAAACTACCCTTAAGtcccaaattaatttttgtacataaataaaaataatttatcatcaaCTTGCCAACTCTATATGCTTATGGTGTCCAAGTTTTTAAAAGGCTTGAGATGCTGACCCTTCATAGCTACATTACCTAATTTTTAGAGAACACTTTTTAAATTGGATacaatcttttcttttatataaggTTTTAAGATTGCCCCATGTTTTTATTCATCTTGTGTCAATGATATGGCTAtttcattaagaaaaagaagaagaatatcaTCACTTATGTTTTTTGCACCATAAATTCTTCTTAATCACATAATAAGATAACCATTGTTGCATATCTTAGTAATCTAAAGTAGAGATAAGGAAATTTTGACCCaagcagaaaagaaaaagatgaatttGTTGAAATCAGTGCAGTCCCCTATTCCTCAAGTTAGCATATTTGCCTCAGGTTTGTTGTTTCGATTTTAGCTATATGTTTATCCCCCATTCCGACTGGGTGGCTTTCATTTTGAGAGCAGCTTATGAATCTCTTCCTTTTTGCCACTGGACTTTCTAATCAAATTCGTCGCTCGTAACGATCAACTTGATGGAAATCTCATTCTACTCTTAAAAGCTCATCGCATTGACTTTTTTTCCAGTTTAAATTCGGGTGTCGcctgataaaaaagaaatgcacAATGGcaaaatgtattttttaagtttttaaatttttaagtgttattttattgagttctttaattttattttatttcattaatcctggtatttttatttttattttgattaagaaccattaaaattcttaaaacaagtaaaaataaaaatataggagctcaatataataaataaaagtcttGTAAAAATGTATAAGAATATTAGggctcaataaaataaataaaaaatttaagtggtcaataaaataaaataaaaaagttcaTGGACTTAATAAAAGCATCTCCAGtgcattctttatatatattaaaaaatttattttaaggaGTCTTATCGTCAAAATAGCACTATAATGCACTATTTAttacttaaatataaattagagaGTCAAAATTCACTCTCTactctatatttaataaattcacTGTAAGTTTCTATATATTTGACTTAATTGATATTTgcaattcttatttttctattggtaagaattaaaaaaaaattaaaactattaatatttatgaaaataaaataaaatataaaaagtctattgaattgaaataaaatagcCCGTCTCCTAGTTTTACCGAtataacttatcaaattccAATGGTCATCCCAAAAGTAGTTACTATTTTTGAcgttaaaatatatttttagccAATAACTAGTCCATAAAATATTACCAATATCCGCAGAAAAAGCCGCTCATGCCCTGTAAAGCGAGTGATAAGATGTTGAATGTCGTGAATATTTATGATATGAATGTAGCCACTGGAGGTGGACTCTGTCGTTAGCTCCGCTACTACTACAGTCAACGTCGGTGGCTTTTCCGATTGCTGCTACAAGCATGGTCCTCTATCAGCTAGTTATCGTTTTGGTGGTTGCTGCCGACTATAATTTTCTGTTAGCTTTGGatttctagttttttttttgccaCTGTTGTTATTTCTTGTCATAGTCTTCTGGTTTGCAATTATTGTTAGGTCTTCACCAGTATTTCATAGACTTGTAAATTATGGGTCTCTGTGTTTTAGCATCTGGGAGGTCCAAAAATCTACAAATACTCTTCTTCCAAGTTATTATTCTATTGGATATAACTGATGCTTCAAATTGAGCAATTTACAAGTGGATATTACCACAACCAACCACCCAGttctgaaaaatataaaagccTTTGTCCTGATCTGTCAATCGGATTCAAAGGACAATTAATGATAAGTCAGAGCTGAAAATCTAGAATCCGCATTGCCTATTTATTGCCAATTTCATGGCATTTATTCTTTCTAAGGCGCCTTGAACTTATTTTGGTTCCTAGCAGGGGTTTATACTTTTATGTTACTCTATATTTATACCCCTTTGTttgatgattttattgatcagaaagtttcttttttagaaaagtaaaaaaagaaaacaaattatcCACTGAAAAAGATTAATATTTGTTTCAAGACCGGTGAAATCCATCTACCAAGGCAGACAGCTCCAGCAAGCATCcaagaaagggaaaaaagaaaagaaagaaacaaaacaacTATGATTCCTTGCTGCACATCCATGTTCTGAACGTCTTCCGAGCAATTACTCATTTTATCTAGCAACCTAAATTAACACCCGTATGTTCCATTTTAATGTATAATTAATGCTCAAGGTGGAATACGTATTCTGTCAACCACTGCAGTTTACTGGAATCCAGTTTCTGCTCTGTCACAATCGGCTGCTTCTTCACAGTTATCATTTGAGAAGCAGGATCAACAATCCAACCTTGCTGCAGCACATCTGCATATGATAACCAGGGGCTTATCAGCAATAAAGCATATGATGTGTGCAACATGCCAATTACCAGCAGATAGAGCCGCATTGAACTAATTGAATCCTAAATTATTTGCTACAGAAgctctaattaaataatccaTCATTATTCATAAGCCAAGATCATGATTTCTATATCTAAAATTTCTTAGGCCGACAGCAAGAGCCTTGAATCAATCATCAGTGTTAAGGTACCGGAAAAAATGCATCATGAACCACATGTATAATTTGACACTATCATAAAGAAAGGGACAGAATTTTTGCAGCATGTGGTACCTTACAGAAGGCCCAAACTGCTGTCAAAAAGTATTGCTCTGGCTTTCATAGAGCTAGGAACAAAATCACATATACGACATCTGCCAGGATCCAAAATCAGGGAAGGCCTCTTTCCAAACATTCTTTCAGCCTCCAGCAGTTCATGTCCAGGTGAAGCTGGAGATTCCTAAGTGGTTACAGCCTTCAAAATCAGCTTGAGCATCTTTATTAGTCCCCTTACATGGACAGAATTCTATAAGACTCCCATTGGCAGATATGTCAATGCTAAAATTTAGATAGCTTGTTCTTCAACCAATGCTGTCTTGCTACTTCTCTTATTCCTAATGTCTAGTCCAGCACAAATCTCTCCCTCTCTCAGCCTTTGGAGTATGCATCATGCACACATATTAACATGTCTCCGCTGAGATTTGAACCTAACAACCATCTAAACTAAAGCAGAGAGCTGTCAACATGACATGTTCAACTGAAAACATATTAGAGGAAAGAGAGACATCTCTAAATTTCTGAAAGTGCTTTCTTGGATGGTTATTGAAACAAATATAGCCCAAAGGAGTAACACAATCTTACAGTTTGCAGCATCATCCTCAGTCATTCCCAAATAAAGAGCAGCATCTTGGATGCTTATCGTTGAATAAGCTGATAACAATAACTGGAACATCCTCTTGGTGTAGAGTTCTGCACAAAAAAATATGATCAGAAGTGTTTTGCATGTACAAGCAAAACATTTGTGAATTCATATTCAACAATTTggaaaagaagaggaaaacttAAGTTGATTGCAGTCAAAATTGATATTAGAAAGAAATACAAGAGCTTAttgatattaagaaaaattttaaacaatttCTATTCTTGCAGTTCCACAATTtcttcttaattaaaatactttcaGGGAGGCAGGTCTTGTTATTGTGTTGTATCTGATTAGCAATTCAGCATTATCATACTGTATAGGTACATAAAACTCTCTCTCAAAGATTTGCATTGGTGAGAATTGAAGATCCATAAACTTTTCAGTTGTCTGATTGATACCAAAAGAATCTCCATGTGAAGGATGCAAACAAACTTGTTTAGgtttaattacattttaggTGAAGGAATAAGAGATATTTGCAATGAAAAGGAGCAAGCAGTGGTTGGTGAATTCAAGCTagaagtttttattttctcttggCGATCCAAGAAAATTGCTAGAGAGTGAAAACAATGTTATCTAAAAAAAGGGCATCCTAATGCATGAAATTGCAAAAGGTTATTTTTGTGGTTTGGCTTGTGAACCACTAAGCTAGTAGAGCATCTTACCATTGCATTAAGGTTCACCCTCTAAAATCATGATTGCAAGTTGCCAACGCTTATTGTTTGAAAATAGGATATGGATCAGTTGATTTTCAATTTAGACAGCATAATAGGTAGCACATTATTAGCATTGGGACATCAACCTTACCCCAAAAGGGTTACACTCTACCAAAACAAAAAAGGCAGAGAACCAAGGAGAACGAGAAGAATAATAGAAAGGCTGAACACTAAAATTTGAACAAATTTGTGTCTGTGAAAATCAATTTGTTTATTGACATGTATTCAAAAGTAAGCAACATTGACTAATTACCCGAGTAcctataaataaatgaagataGAAGGTTACAACAAGAAATACTGAAAATTACCTGAGAATGCAGCAACAAGAACCCGAGTTTCTTGACTCCAATCAAAACCACGAAGAGCCTCATGGACACCAGCATAATCACGTGTCCATAATCTCTGACCAATTCTCCAGGTTGCAACCACTTCAGGTTGATTTTCTTTAACAGCTGAAGGAATTGATTTCCACAGGAACCGAGCACTGTTACTGCATCATATGACCAATCAcccaaaattattaaaaaaccCAAAATTGCAGCAACCAATCTGGTTTGGTGTTCAATATAAATTCCAAAAAGATAGTGcccaaaaccctaaatcttcaCAAGACCCTAATAGAACCAAGAAGCGAAAATCATCCCCAAATTTCGAAAACCTAACTTTCGATTATaaacaaagtaaaaataaataaataagcaagcaaaaacaaataaataaacataaattaaaaaaagaacttaCATATCATTAACATAAATGTGGCCTAGAAGATGAATGGAATAAGGCCACTCGTCCTGAAACGGAAGTCCCTCTGCTGCGAactgaaataagaaaaagaaaagaacttttattaataattcaaagGTATTTTGTAACTTACAAGAGAATTAGGATTGCCTTGAGCATGAGTTGGTCGCAGATATCAGAAATTGTATCGTAGGATTTGGAGGCCAATGCATCAGTTAGAGGAGTGAAATCCATGGCTCCTTTGCTTTCGCTTGctgctttcctttttcttccgAAAAACTCAGAACATAAATTTTACGAGTCTgtgaaactaataaattagcataatcataaaaataataatagtagtaatagtaattattattattaagttatttaaatttgatttatataaaaaaaaaatctttagcCCTTAACTTTTGAAGTTTCttttaaacaaacaaaatagtTTTACCTGAATTTGCTACATAAGactattaaaagataatatctattacttttttataaatattaattaataaaaaaataacatataattataatagtaataatttttaaaattttaatttttgaatatatttttattattattttaattcatttattaatttattttatttttatatgataatttttattatattataaaattttaatttaaacttaattatctatttaatatatttttatttttatttctctttatttacttttttaatctcattaataagttttacatttttataatttaattattttttattacccTTACTTATATTAGTTTAAGATTtacatttattaatatcttttatttttattaattattattataaagtttaaatattatataattttataatattttactatttctgTTTAGAAATGgccttaaaaaatttattttaataaagtggtattaaaatcatttaaattttttaaatgaaatgaaatttttctttttctctatgtTTCAATActtcagttttattttctatttttattttattttatattattaaaataataataaataataaattatatttgttctacatattttttattgtcataaaattagagtttaagtataaattttaattttcattatattttacaGATTCTCATATTATCTATATCAATTTTTAGTATtcatatcaaatatttataaattgggATCCAAGGTAGTTAAAATATACTGGAACCGACTCAAAATTAGAAGCTAGTTAAGATCGGTTTCCTCTCGGCTAAAATCAAAactattaatttcaattctaattcataaaaaaattattttaattaatttttaatttttaaaaattggtGGATCAAACTAGACTGGAGTCCGGCCAACTCTATTGTTACGACGtcttcttatatatatatatatatatatatatatatatatatgctatgatagttattatatttagaaacACAAGTTAATATCAATTGGGaatatataacatatatactttattaattacttaGTTTATGTtagaaatcataataatttaaatgagaattgagtaatataattattaattattatataagtataataaatttagttataagttattcatttaaatttaaaatttacattcATCtatagcttttattttttattttttattattttattattattaattataaaaaattctaaatattatagaattttataatattttataatttctaccTACAAAtatcttaaagaaaaaataaaaattttattttaataaaaagatattgaaGTCATTTAAGTTTTTTCTTAACTCACATcaactctttctttttctctctataCTTCTATActtcaatttcattttttatttttattttattttaaaatataaaaatttaattagtaacgaataattaattgtatttgtatatgcatattttatattgtcaACAAAATTAGAGCTTAagtatgatatattttttatttttttatatttgatagaTTCTCAcatgatttattttagttttcaatattcaagtcaataatttataaattgagtAAATAGAACCAGATTGATTAAAACATATTAGAATCCATTCAAAACGATGAGACTGGTTCAAGAACGGTTTTCTCTCAGCTGGATCGAAATTATCGGTTCTAATTCCAAAttgtaaaatgaaataatttatttccattaattttttatttttaaaaaattaattggaaCGAGCTAGAACCAAAACTGACTAGCTCACTGccacaatatttatttttatatatgttaggatagttattatattgtatttgacattgataatatatatagttatatagggtattttagagtttaatgatatatttttatatacaatatggtgaaaatatataattttacctcacttaagcTTTATTGTCTAATTTCAGGTAATATTAGCAAAGAGAGGAAAATATggaaaaaaatactaaaaaagaagcttaattggACATGTTCGTATCAAGACCCAATATCAAGTCGTGTGAACTGCTATTTGCTGGGCTagctaaaaattattatttacctAATAGacattttaatcattttatattattattaggatttatattaagagttatttatgagatAATATTTAGAGGAGATAAGGATACATATAATCTTAtatattagatagacttatattgaTATGCTTATTTCTAGGGAGACTTATTTTGGTGGAGGATTcttctctctatatatatatttctgcAAACCTAGTTCTAAAAGGAAGATTAGAGGTTTCTCATATCTGTTCCCTGCTAAATCTCTCATCTGCATCAGTCTAGCATTCTTGTCACTGGAATTTTCTCTATACacactttagttttagttttcattattattttaagatctaaggagcttttcaagaaatgGATAATGAAGACCAATCATTTTCCTACTAGAAGGATTCTGAATAggaagtttttattttattgtttttatatctttttattcaaTACTATAATTATTGGGTTAAATTTGTTAAGCTAGTTTCATAAATGTTTAGTTTAgcttttttacttatatatgaactttgttatttatttatttaatgagtgatttctttaccttcatgtctttattagtttcagttattattattagttaacccatcatattaatttaataatagtaattgttatgaaaatattaaggTTGAATGTATTACAGACACCTTTTTTTGCttcaatctatgttggtagAAAAAACTTTAGTTTGAGTGGCTAAAgcaaaaggcacatcaccatctcattcattagatctaggcttaaaacATAACAAATGGATTTTTGAGTAAATGGCTAGGCTACATactatagttttaaatcataagcatttgcattgcatatttatctattgtttaattggttaatttactttataagtattattcttctaagatatttatttagagtgtttagatttacttttattgttttgtgttgataattagtctttataataagttgCCTTATAATTTCTTGAGAGATCGATCTCAGAatgttttatcatttttactataagaacGGTTTg
The nucleotide sequence above comes from Ricinus communis isolate WT05 ecotype wild-type chromosome 6, ASM1957865v1, whole genome shotgun sequence. Encoded proteins:
- the LOC8266954 gene encoding COP9 signalosome complex subunit 8 gives rise to the protein MDFTPLTDALASKSYDTISDICDQLMLKFAAEGLPFQDEWPYSIHLLGHIYVNDINSARFLWKSIPSAVKENQPEVVATWRIGQRLWTRDYAGVHEALRGFDWSQETRVLVAAFSELYTKRMFQLLLSAYSTISIQDAALYLGMTEDDAANYVLQQGWIVDPASQMITVKKQPIVTEQKLDSSKLQWLTEYVFHLEH